CTGGGGCTTATGCGCGCGGAGCGGATGGTCATCGACGCGAGCGAAGCTGCCCTGCTTGCGACTTGGGCGACGAAGACTGCCATGGTCAACGAGTACCTGAGCAGCCCCGGAGCCGATCCCACGCCCCAGCCGACGTGCACCGCCGAGATGAGACGCTTCCTCATGGATCGGCAACTGCCGCCACCGAACACGAAGGTCTGGGTCGCCCGGCACTTCGGCCGGCTGCACGTTGATGCCCGACGGGGACAACTCAGCATCGTGGAGCAGCCGAATCCTGCGTGGACCGGTGGCTACGAGGTGTCGGCTACGGCCCTCACGCTTGAGCAGATGACTCTCTTGGTGTGGGCTGCGGACTCGCCCCGTGCTGTTGCCGCCGCTCTTGATCCTGATGTGTGGCGCCCTATCTGGCCCAACATTCAAGGGCTCCGATGGCCGCCACCACGATCAGCGTCGGACGCGGACGTGGAGAACGTGGCCTACCGCGTGGGGGCCTGCTATCCGAAAGTCAACACCGTCTTGGTCCAGCGGGATGACATCGCCGCTAACATCCGCCGCGAGAAGGCCCTGAGCACATCGCCCGTTATCTCTTCGTGACATTCGGTCCGTGATGCTCTAGAGTCACATCTCGACGCGGCATGCCCGGAAACGGGCACCGCCCCTGACGCACCAGCAGCCCTGCACCCACCATGGTGCGGGGCTGTTCCGCGTTCCCGTGCCCTCAACGCTCAGCGGCCGACCTGGCCCATCCGAGCACCGACTCGCTCGCCCATCAGGCGCACGCGACCGCTCCGGAGGACACCATGACCGACTGGACCCTTCACCACGGCGACGCACTCACCACCCTGGCCACGATCGCCGACAACTCGATCGACGCCGTCATCACCGATCCGCCCTACAACAGCGGCGGACGCACCCCCAACGACCGCACCGGCCAAGGCTCCCGCGACAAGTACGTCAGCAGCGACGCCAAGCACGACCTGCCCGACTTCGAGGGCGAGACACGCGACCAGCGCGGCTACCTCGCCTGGATGAGCCTGGTCCTCGCCGAGTGCCGGCGTACCGCCGTCACGGGCGCACCCCTGCTGCTGTTCACCGACTGGCGGCAGCTCCCCGTCACCTCCGACGCCCTGCAGGCCGCCGGGTGGGTCTGGCGCGGCATCGTGCCCTGGAACAAGCCCATCGCCCGCCCCACGCCCGCCGGGTTCCGACGCTCCTGCGAGTACATCCTGTGGGCCACCAACGGACCCGTGGACGCCGCCAGGAACCCGATCTACCTGCCCGGCATCTTCACGGCCAGCCAGCCGCGCGGCAACAAGCGGCAGCACATCACACAGAAGCCCGACGAGCTCATGGACGAGCTGGTCCGGATTTGCGCGCCGGGGGGGACCGTACTCGACCCGTTCGCCGGCTCCGGATCGACCGGTGTCGCCGCAGTCGCGTCGGGCCGCCAGTTCGTGGGCGTCGAGCTCTCGCCCAAGTACGCCAAGGTGGCGCGCGGCCGACTGTCGCTCGCAGCCTGAAGCACCGCCGCCCCCGGTCCGGGGGCGGTTCCAGCGGGGTAGCGCAGAGGTAGCGCGCCGGGCTCATGTCCCGGAGGCCGCCGGTTCGAGCCCGGCCCCCGCCACTGCATGCCCACTGCCGCTACGGCCCGCCAATAATCAGTCGCCGCATCGGCTCACCAGTTCGTACGATCAGTGCAGCGGGATGGCGCAGTTCGGTCAGCGCGGGGGCCTCATAAGCCTCAGGTCACGGGTTCGAATCCCGTTCTCGCAACGCGTCGAGCGCCAGCGCGCAACCGGGCCTGTAAAGCCTGGGTCTTCGGACACGCCAGGGTCGGCACCTGGGCGACGCACTGTGGTCGTAGCTCAATTGGTAGAGCGCCGCGTTGTGGTCGCGGTGGTTGCGGGTTCGATTCCCGCCGATCACCTTGAAGGGTTGTAGCTCAGAGGCCAGAGCAGCCGTCTCCAACACGGCTTGTCGCAGGTTCGACTCCTGCCGACCCTGCTGATCCCTGTTGGTGCAATCGGCAGTCACGCCGCGCTCTGGACGCGGAGATCGAGGTTCGAGTCCTCGGCGGGGAGCTCCACCGATGGCCCGTAGCTCAGTTGGTAGAGCAGCCCGCTGTTAACGGGCGTGTCGCAGGTTCGATCCCTGCCGAGCCAGCCTGTCAGCCCCTCCTCCCGCCCGGGATGAGGGGCTTTCGCATGTTCAGCCCCACCCCTTCACCCCTGGAGCACCCTCATGCTCGCGATGCCCACTCGCGCCCACCGCCGCGCCATCTCCCGTGACCTCGCCCGCCAGTTCCCGGTCCCGCGCCGTCTGCCGAGCCACGGTGTCGTCGGCCGGATCGTGCACGCGCGCCGGCCGAAGACTGTCCGGCTACGGTCGCCGCGGTCGGGCCAGGACCGGATCAACGCGAAGCGCGACGCCCGGGCCGGGTTCTGGCTCGGCCGGACGACGCTCTACGACCTCGCCCGTCAGCTCGGCATCCCGGCCTCCGACATCGACGACGTCCCGGCACACATCCGCGCGATCCTCGCCGCCACCCCCGCCATCTGACCCACCAGGAGCCCTCATGCCCTCGTACCTGCTGGTTCTCGACCTTGGTCGTGGTGCCGTCGAGCACACGGTCAACGACATCGCCTGTATCCACCGCGATGAGTACCAGGTCGCGTTTTACGCTGCTGACCACGTCCTCGTCTACGCGGTCCGGCCCGACGTCCTGCTCAGCACCGAGCGCCTGGTCGACCCCCCGGACACCGACGCGTGCACGACCGCGCCGGAGCCCGCGCCAGAACCGGACCGCCAGGAGGACGAGGCGAACTTCGCCATCGCCTTCGGCGTCCCCGGCCTGTGGATCACCGACGCCATGCGGCAAGGCATCGCCGACGCGGCGGCGCGGGGCGGCATGCGCGGGGCACTCCGCCAGGCCAGCCAGTACGCGGCCGAGTCCGGCCAGCCGTTCGGCCGTGCCTGGTGAGGTGAGCGATGCCTGCGAGCAAAGCCCAGCAGACCCTAGTCGCCGAGCGTCGCCGGGCTGCGGTGCAACTCCGTATCGCGGGCCACTCCTGGTACGAGATCGCACAGCAGCTCGGCTACGACTCCAAGGCCTCGGCGTACACCGACGTGCGCCGCGCCCTGGAGAAGGCAGTCAGGGACCTGTCGATCCCGCTTGAAGTGCACCGCGAGCTGATGCTCCAGCGGCTCGACGCCATGCTGAACGCCCTGTGGCCGAACGTCCTCGCGGGGGACACGAAGGCGATCGACGCCGCAGGCCGGCTCCTCGACCGCTACATGAGACTCCTGGGCCTGGAGGCACCGCAGCGGCACGAACTGACGCTGGAGGTGCTGGATGCCGCGCTCATCGAGGTCGAGCAGCAACTCGCCTCTGCTCGAAGCGAAGCAGCAGCGGCTGAAGCAGCTTCGGAGAGCGAAGGCTGAGCTTCGCCGTCTGGAGGCCGAACGGCTCAAGCGGATCGACGTCTTCGGACTGCTCGGATACGTCCCCACCGACCGGCAGCGCGAGTTCCACGCCGCGACCGAGTTCGACGTCCTGTACGGCGGTGCGGCCGGCGGCGGGAAGACCAAGGCCCTGCTCATGGAGGGCATCCGGGCGTGCGTCCGGCACCCAGGGATCCGCGTCGGCGCGTTCCGGCGCACATACGGCGAGCTGAAGGAGAGCCTGCTCGCCGAGCTCGCTGAGGTCGGCTACGCCCGCGCCCTCGGCGCGTCCTGGAACGGGACCGAGTACGAACTCCGCTTTGGCAATGGCTCGCTGATGATGTTCCGGTACGCCGAGACCATCAAGGACGCCACCAGGCGCCAGGGTGGCCAGTACCAGCTGATCCTGTTCGACGAACGGACCCTGACCGGGCCCGAGGTCTGCGGGTTCCTGGAGTCGCGGCTGCGGTCCGGCCGGGCCGACCGGCCGGTCCTCGGGATCAGGTCCGGTACCAACCCGGGCGGTGCCGGCCACGGCACGGTCAAGGCCCGCTACATCGACGCGACCGGCTACGGGGCTCGGGTCATCACCGACCGGCGGGGCCGGAGCGTGCGGTTCATCCCGTCCAAGCTCGCGGACAACCCGCACGTCAACGCCGAGTACGCGGACGACCTGCGGAATCTGCCCGAGCAGCTCCGCCGGGCGTTCCTCGACGGCGACTGGGACAGCTTCCTCGGCCAGGCCTTCGGCGAGTGGTCCCACGACCGGCACACCCTGGACCCCATCACCCTGCCGCCGTCCTGGCGCCGCGTCATGGGCCTGGACTGGGGCTTCGCCGCACCGTGGGCCGCGCTGTGGATCGCGGTCGACGAGGACGGCCGGGCGTGGGTCTACCGCGAGGCGTACAAGACGAAGGTCGGCGAGGAGGACCAGGCCCGCCGGATCCTCGCGGCTGAGGCCCCCGGCGAGCACGTCGCACCGCGCTGGGCGGACGACGCGATGTGGGCCACCCGCGGCTCGGCCCGGCCGATCGCCTCGATCTACGCCGAGCACGGCGTCCACCTCACCGAGGCCGGCAAGGGCGGCCGTGTCGCGGGGTGGCAGCGCCTGCGCTCGTACCTGGGTGACGCCCCAGCGTGCGCGCACCACCGGGCGCTCGGCTGGGACGAGTGCCCGCGGCTGCACGTCTTCCGGACCTGCGAGAACCTCACCCGCGAGATCCCCGCGCTGCCGTTCGCCACCTCCGGCGACCCGGAAGATGTCGACTCCACTGCATCGGATCACGCGGCCGATGCCCTGCGGTACGCGCTGATCAACCTCGGCGGTGGCCCCAAGTTCCCGATCCACGACGAGGCGCCGACGCCGGCCCGCCCGGACGAGCTCAAGCAGCCGTTCGGCGGCCGATACGCGGTCAACCCAGATCCTGATGGACCCGACGACGATCCCGATGAGCAGCGGGGGAAGGTGGCGGTGTCTCCGTGGGCGCAGTGATCGACGCCGTGAAGCGGTTCGCGAAGCCGTTCGGCGAGGCCGCACCCGTGCAGGTGCTGGCGGGCAACGGGCGGCCGACTGCCGCGCAGGTCGCCCGGCGCGGCTACGAGTACGGCATTCCGCGCGGCGGCACCACCGAGAACAACCAGGGCGGCGGCGACCTCGGCGGCGACCGGCGCGAGCAACTGCAGCAGCTCTACCAGGTGTACGCCACCTGTACCTGGTCCTCGACGTGCGTGGATTCCATCGCCCGCACCGTCACCGCCGGCGGCCTGTACCTGGACTGGGCCTCCGACTCAGGCGAGGGCGACCAGGACGAGCCCGCCCGGCCGCCGGAGGTGCAGCGGCTGCAGCGGCTCCTGGACTACGTCAACCCGACCGAGGACATCCAGCAGCTGCTGCGCGGCATCGTCACGGACCTGGAGGTCGCAGCCGACGCCTACGTGGAAGTCATCTGGTTCCTCGGTGAGCCCATCGCGCTGTACAGCCTGGACGCGGCGAGCATGCGCGTGATCTCCGACCCCCACGGCGTCGTGACGCAGTACGTGCAGATCACCGAGGACGGCCAGAAGGCGTACTTCGAGCCGCACGAGATCATCCACATCACCAACGACACCCCGCGCTCCGGCCTGCACGGGATGAGCCCGACCGAGAAGGCGCTCCTGCCGATTACCACCTGGTTGTACGCGGCCGGGCTGCTGAAGGAGATCGTCCGCAAGGGCGACCCGCCGGTCCTGCACATCGACATGCCCGACTCGATGAGCGACTCCGCGATCAAGCGCTGGCTGCAGCAGTTCCGAGTGCGGATCCTGGGGCCGAAGAACCGCGGCGAGCCGATCGTCACCCAGGGCGGCGCGACAGTCGTCGAGCTCCAGCCGTCCAAGATCCCGGACCTGCACGCCACCAAGGCCGAGGCCCGGGACGAGATCCTGTCGACGTACGGTGTCCCGCCGGCCGAGGCCGGCGTCATCGAGTCCGGCAACCTCGGCGGCGGCACCGGCGATTCGCAGCGGCGGACGTTCCTGACGAACACCTGCGGACCGGTCGGCGGCCTGATCCTGGAGAAGCTCAACTACGCGCTGACCGACCAGGGCTTCGGCATCAAGGGCTGGACGCTGAAGCTCCGCGAGGTCGACATGCGGGACTCGCAGGTGATCGAGGGCATCCGGGACACCCGGATCCGCAACGGCACCTGGACGATCAACCGGGGCCGCGCGGACATCGGTGAGCCGCCGGTGAAGGGCGGCGACGACGCCGCGATCATCGACCGCCAGAACATGGTCCTCGTCAGCGACTTGGCCGTGATGTCGAAGGCGATCCTGGCGAAGGCCGCCGCGAGCGGTCTGCAGGCAGGGGCGCAGGTCGAGGGCCTCGACATGGCGCCGACGCCTCCGCCGCAGCCCGTGCCGCCGGCGCTGGCCGCCGCTGCCGCACAGGGCGGCGTCCAACTCACGGTGCCGGGCCAACCCCCGGCGCCGCCCGGGCCGCCACAGGAGTCCGTCACTGACTGGCAGCACTACGAGACGGACGGGGGCGACGACGCTGATGTCTTCCGGGACCGACTCCGCCGCGCCCTCGCCACAGCCGCCTGACCCGCCCGGCCCGACCAGTGATCTGCCGGAGCCGCCCCGCGAGGGCCCGGACCAAGCACCGGACGGCGCGTTGACCGCCGCCGGCGCGTGGGCGCTCGTCAGCAAGCGGGTGTTCTGATGGCCGACCGGGCGCCGACGCTCAACCTCGGTGCGCTGAGCGGTGTGTGGGCGTCGGTGTACGCGCTGCGGGACCGCCTGGAGGCTGCGGCCGACCGGGAGGTCATCGCTGAGTGGCGGTCCGTCGTGGAGGGCCTGGACCTCACCGACGTCATCGCGACCGTCGAGCAGAGCGCCCCGGCAGCGGGCGGGGATCCGGCGGCGGCCGCGCTGCGGCGCCGACACCTGCAGCAGGTCACGGCCGCCGCGGTCCTGGCCCGGCTCACGATGGTGACCCGCGCACCCGGGTGGCCCGCGCTGATCGCCGTCCTGGTCGCGGCTCTCCGCCGGGCACGGGCCGCCGGGCAGCGCGCCGGCCACGCCGTGGGCGACGGCAGCGACGACGGTCTCGACGACGACGGCCAGGACGACGACGCCAGCGGCGATGACGCGCGGGACCAGGTGTCGGCCTACGACGTCGCCGCCGCCGCGCTCAAGGCCCTGGCCGCGGTCGTCGCCCGGCAACTGCTCGCGGCCGTGGCCGGTGGGAGCTCGACCAGCGCCCTGGCCTCCCTGGTCGCCACCGCGCTCAGCGACGGCCTCGTGTGGACGCTGACCGTCACTACCGCGCTCGGCGTGGTTTTCACCACCGGCATGGGCACCGCCTACGCCGCCCGCGGCGTGCTGCAGTTCGACTTCGTCACCGCTGGCGACGCCAGCGTGTGCGCGACCTGTGCGGACGCCGAGGACGCGAACCCCTACCCCGCAGCGAGCGTGCCGTTCCCGCCGCTGCATCCCAACTGCCGCTGCTCGATCGAGCCAGCCGGATCGGAGGACTGATGGCCCGTCGGATCGCCACCGTCCGAGGCATCGCCCTGGCGCCGGGCGTGAGCAAGAACGGTCGCCTCTACACGCCGGAGAACATCGGCAGGGCGTTCGAGCGCGCGAGTACCCGCCTCGCTGATCCCAAGGCGCGCCCACTGACGATGTTCACGCACCACGACGGCGCGGGCAACCCAACCCACCTCGTGGGCCGAATTGCCCAGCTCACCAAGGACCGATCCAGCACGGTGCGCTTCCGGTCCGACATCGCAGACACAGAGCACGGACGCGACATCGCCAACCTGACTGCTACTGAGGATGACCAACCGGCTTTCCTCGATGGTGTCAGCATCCGAGGCCGTTGGATCGGGCCGGTGCGTCGGGTGCGGTTGCCGGACGGGTCCATGGTGGAGACCGCTGACGACCTGGAGATCCTCGGTCTGGACTACACCGACCGGCCCGGCGTGGACGACGCCCGGATCGAGTCCAGCACCCCGGTAGGCCCCGATGACCCGGCCGAGGGCGAGCTCGGCGGCAGCCTGATCTTCGAGTCTGTCGACCGGGTGCTCGTCGAGGCGACGTCCGCGCCCTACGGGGAGGTCCCTTACGCCGATCCCGGCTATCAGAAGGACCGGAAGAAGCGGTACCCGATCGACACCAAGCGGCACGCCCAGGCGGCGTGGGCCTACATCAGCCAGGGCGACAACGCGAAGCCGTACACGGCCAGTCAGCTCAAGCGGGTCAAGGGCCGCATCCGGAAGGCACTGAAGGGGTTCGGAGTGACGACATCAGAGGCGGCACCGTCGGTGCCGCTGGCCGAGGACGCCGCGTACGAGGCCGTCACCGAGTGCATGGGGGACAGCGGCGCCGGGTTCTCCATCCAGGCCCGGAACGGGCCGATCAGCGTCAGCATCAGCGCCTACGACGGCATCGAGCCCGCCGAGCTGGAGGTCATCGCGCAGGCCGCGATGGGTGCAGCGTGCCTGGCGCTGAAGGCCATGGACCCGGACATGGACGCCGACATCGATGTCCCCGGCGCACCGGACGCCGACACCGACGCCTCGATGGAGGCGGCTAACCAGCGGCCGGACGACGACCAGATGGAGGCCGCGCCGCAGGTCAGCGACCGCCTGACCGAGGACCAGCAGCGCGCCCTGGCCGCCGCAGGGCTCCCTCCCGGCACCGTCGTCACACCCGCGGTCCTTACCGCAGCCCTCGCCCAGACCGCCCCGCCCGCGCCTGCGGCCGGGGCCCACCCGATCACACAGGAGGTGCCCGCCGTGAGCGAGCCCCAGACCCCGGCCGTCGCCGAGCAGGCACCTGCCACGCCCGCGCCGGCCATCACCCTGACCGCCGAGCAGTTCCAGCAGCTCCTCGCCGGCCGCGCGCCGGTCGCCGAGTCCGCGCCCGCGGCCCCGGCCGCCCCGGTCGTCGAGACCGAGGACCAGCGCGTCGCACGCCTGGTCGCCGAGGGCATCGCGGCCCAGCGCGGCGCGATCCTCGACGAGCTTCGCGAGGAGGTCCGCCAGACCGGGCCGGTGCGGAAGGGAATCCGGACCGAGCGGCCCGGCGGCCGGGCCGTTGCCGAGCAGGCCGAGGGCGGCACCGAGCAGAGCCCGGAGGACGAGCGCCGCGCCCGCAACGAGGCGCTCCTGAGCTGGGTCTCCAACGGCCGCTACAGCCTGGACGACTGACCCGAGACTGACTGCCCCACCTGACCGCCGCAGCACGGGCTGCGGTGCCGACACCGGCAGGAATGGTCGCCAAGCCCCGCCATCGAGCGGGGCTTTCGCATTTCCCCCATTCCCTGCCCTGGAGGCACCCCTATGTCTGCGGAACTCCGCGAGGCCCTGAATGCTGCTGGCGCATCTGCGCTGGTCAGCAAGGTGATCGATCCGAATCTCTTCGAGCTCTTGGCGCGGTACTCGCCGTTCATCGAGTGCCTGCCGTCGCAGAAGATCAACACGACCACGTACTACTACAACACCCGCAACCAGGTCGCCTCCGGTGGCGCGGTCACCGACGGCGGCGCCCGCGCTGTCAGCGTCGGCAACTACTTCCAGAGCTCGTTCACCGTCAAAAACCTGCAGGTCGTCGGGGCCGTGACTGGCTTCGCCGAGGAGGTCACCGCCGACGTCATCGGTGACCTGCGAGCCCGAGAAATCATGGGCGCGATCAAGGGCCTGCGGTGGGACACCGAGCAGATGCTCGTTGCCGGATCGGCTGGCGCGACGCAGTTCGGTCCCTACCCGCAGTTCGACGGCCTCGCGTCGCTGATCAACCAGTTCACCGCCAGCGGCAGCGCCGGCCAGAACGCCCTGGACGCCGCTGGCTCGAACATCAGCATCTCCCTGCTGAACCAGCTCATCGACATGGTGGAGTCGTACACGGCGGCGCAGGTCACCAACCCGGACTGGATGCTCGTGATGTCCTCGACCTCCGAGGGCGCGCTAAGCAGCCTGCTGACGAACCAGCAGCGGTTCGTGAACACGACCGAGGTCATCCCGGGCCTGATCGTGCCGTCGTACCGCAACATCCCGATCGTGCGGTCGTCCTACCTGGGCACCAAGGGCAACAGCATGGGCACCGTCACCGGCACCCCGGCGACGACCGGCGGTGTGCTGCCGGCGGGCACCTACTACTACAAGCTGGCGCCGGTCATGTCCCGCCAGGGCGAGGCCGCGGCCTCGGCCGAGGTGACCGTCACCACGACTACCGCTACCAGCACCGCGACCCTCGCGTTCACCCCGCCGACCGGGTTCCAGAGCTCAACCCCGCAGCACTACATGCTCTACCGGGGCACTGCGTCCGGGGCTGAGACGCTGCTGGGCGCGGTCGACGCGGTGGTCGGCCTCGCGGCCGACAACATCACCCCGATCCTGACCACGTCGATCGTGGACACCGGCAGCTACCTGGTGCCGCAGAACGGTGTGCAGGTTCCGGCGCAGGGGCCGACCACGTACATCGGCACTAACGCCGGGCTCAAGCCGCGGTCGACGGGGCAGGAGGACATCTACCTGACCTCGCGGGACCGCGACAACGTGTTGCGGCCGTACGTCCGCGACATTCAGCCGAAGGACGTCTACCCGACCACGGCCAGCCCGGACTCGATGCCGTTCGCGGTCGTGTCGGACACCTGCCTGGCCGTGCGCGGCCCGGAGTGGATCGGCCGACTCACCCGCGTCGCGCCGGCGCTGTAGCACCTCCTCCCCGGTCACCCCGCCGAGTCCACGGGGCGACCGGCCCCCTTCGTCCTGCTGGGAGGCAGCGATGTACGTGAAGAAGAAGCGGCCGGGCGGCACGAGCCACGGCTACGTCTGGCCGAAGGCCGGGATGTGGGTCGAGATGAGCCCCGAGCACGCCCACGAGCTGGTCAGTATCCAGCCGGACGAGTTCGAGGCCGAGCCCGAGCTCCCGCGCGGCGCGAAGGTCCACAAGCAGGGCGACGACAGCGACGGCTCGACCGATCCGGATCCGGAGGAGTAGCCGATGGCCACGGACACGCCCACGCCGCTGTGCACCTGGGCACAGCTCACCGAGGGCGCGTTCGCCGACCTCGTCCGCGGCTACACCAACCCGCAGGCGCAGACGGACGTCCTGTCCGAGGCCACCCGCATCTGCGAGGGCTCGGAGGGTGCCGGGCGGCGGCTCGCACCGTTCACCGGTCTGGTGGAGACGGAGCGGGCCACCGGCATCGACCCGGACGAGTACATCGACGCGGGCAACGTGCCGCTGGACTTGGCCGGCACGCTGGGCCTGTCTTACGCCTACTCGATGGGCACTACCAGCCTGGTCCGGCACGGCTGGCTGTCTCAGTACGCGCCGCGCTACCCGGACCTGTGGACGTACAGCGTCGAGTCGATCCTGATCAGCCGGTCGTACGGCGGCGATCAACTGGTGAACCTGGCCAACGTGCGCGGACCGTACGCGGACAGCGGCGAAATCTGGTTTCCGATCGGAACGTTCCTGCCCGTCGGATCGATCATCACCTACACCTACGGCGGCGGGTACTCCACGATGCCCGCCGACGCCTGCCGGGCCGGGAAGCTCATGACGGCCTCGCTCGTGGCCCGTGAACTCGACCCGACCGGCCAGCAGCACGGGCACGACCCGGACGTCCTGGCCGCCGAGGCCACGGCGATCCTGGACGGCTACCGGTGACCTGGGGCGTCCATAGCGCGGCCCACCACACGGTGAAGCGGCACATGTCCGCCGCCGCGCGCAAAAGGCTCTCCGAGCGGATGAAGGGCAAGCACCACAAGC
The Streptacidiphilus albus JL83 genome window above contains:
- a CDS encoding DNA-methyltransferase gives rise to the protein MTDWTLHHGDALTTLATIADNSIDAVITDPPYNSGGRTPNDRTGQGSRDKYVSSDAKHDLPDFEGETRDQRGYLAWMSLVLAECRRTAVTGAPLLLFTDWRQLPVTSDALQAAGWVWRGIVPWNKPIARPTPAGFRRSCEYILWATNGPVDAARNPIYLPGIFTASQPRGNKRQHITQKPDELMDELVRICAPGGTVLDPFAGSGSTGVAAVASGRQFVGVELSPKYAKVARGRLSLAA
- a CDS encoding phage portal protein; translation: MGAVIDAVKRFAKPFGEAAPVQVLAGNGRPTAAQVARRGYEYGIPRGGTTENNQGGGDLGGDRREQLQQLYQVYATCTWSSTCVDSIARTVTAGGLYLDWASDSGEGDQDEPARPPEVQRLQRLLDYVNPTEDIQQLLRGIVTDLEVAADAYVEVIWFLGEPIALYSLDAASMRVISDPHGVVTQYVQITEDGQKAYFEPHEIIHITNDTPRSGLHGMSPTEKALLPITTWLYAAGLLKEIVRKGDPPVLHIDMPDSMSDSAIKRWLQQFRVRILGPKNRGEPIVTQGGATVVELQPSKIPDLHATKAEARDEILSTYGVPPAEAGVIESGNLGGGTGDSQRRTFLTNTCGPVGGLILEKLNYALTDQGFGIKGWTLKLREVDMRDSQVIEGIRDTRIRNGTWTINRGRADIGEPPVKGGDDAAIIDRQNMVLVSDLAVMSKAILAKAAASGLQAGAQVEGLDMAPTPPPQPVPPALAAAAAQGGVQLTVPGQPPAPPGPPQESVTDWQHYETDGGDDADVFRDRLRRALATAA
- a CDS encoding structural protein, which produces MADRAPTLNLGALSGVWASVYALRDRLEAAADREVIAEWRSVVEGLDLTDVIATVEQSAPAAGGDPAAAALRRRHLQQVTAAAVLARLTMVTRAPGWPALIAVLVAALRRARAAGQRAGHAVGDGSDDGLDDDGQDDDASGDDARDQVSAYDVAAAALKALAAVVARQLLAAVAGGSSTSALASLVATALSDGLVWTLTVTTALGVVFTTGMGTAYAARGVLQFDFVTAGDASVCATCADAEDANPYPAASVPFPPLHPNCRCSIEPAGSED
- a CDS encoding DUF6582 domain-containing protein encodes the protein MVETADDLEILGLDYTDRPGVDDARIESSTPVGPDDPAEGELGGSLIFESVDRVLVEATSAPYGEVPYADPGYQKDRKKRYPIDTKRHAQAAWAYISQGDNAKPYTASQLKRVKGRIRKALKGFGVTTSEAAPSVPLAEDAAYEAVTECMGDSGAGFSIQARNGPISVSISAYDGIEPAELEVIAQAAMGAACLALKAMDPDMDADIDVPGAPDADTDASMEAANQRPDDDQMEAAPQVSDRLTEDQQRALAAAGLPPGTVVTPAVLTAALAQTAPPAPAAGAHPITQEVPAVSEPQTPAVAEQAPATPAPAITLTAEQFQQLLAGRAPVAESAPAAPAAPVVETEDQRVARLVAEGIAAQRGAILDELREEVRQTGPVRKGIRTERPGGRAVAEQAEGGTEQSPEDERRARNEALLSWVSNGRYSLDD
- a CDS encoding SU10 major capsid protein encodes the protein MIDPNLFELLARYSPFIECLPSQKINTTTYYYNTRNQVASGGAVTDGGARAVSVGNYFQSSFTVKNLQVVGAVTGFAEEVTADVIGDLRAREIMGAIKGLRWDTEQMLVAGSAGATQFGPYPQFDGLASLINQFTASGSAGQNALDAAGSNISISLLNQLIDMVESYTAAQVTNPDWMLVMSSTSEGALSSLLTNQQRFVNTTEVIPGLIVPSYRNIPIVRSSYLGTKGNSMGTVTGTPATTGGVLPAGTYYYKLAPVMSRQGEAAASAEVTVTTTTATSTATLAFTPPTGFQSSTPQHYMLYRGTASGAETLLGAVDAVVGLAADNITPILTTSIVDTGSYLVPQNGVQVPAQGPTTYIGTNAGLKPRSTGQEDIYLTSRDRDNVLRPYVRDIQPKDVYPTTASPDSMPFAVVSDTCLAVRGPEWIGRLTRVAPAL